Within Desulfobacter sp., the genomic segment CGCACACCGCCTTTTTTTCGTTACCCACTTCCACGGAGGTCGGGTTATGGAGCCGCGGGGAAAAGGCGTGCCGGTGAACCGGACATTCCAGGGGCTCGTAATGCTCGGGAAGGGGGCCGTCCGCACGGCCCGGCCCGAAGAGCTGGCCGAATCCATGCTTTCTCATGATAAAGGGGTGTTTTTCCCCCGGAGCCCAGCCGCCGTCGGGCACGTCTCCCTGCCAGGCCTTGCCGTCCCAGGCAATAACGGCCTTGTCCTTGTTCCAGGGCTGTCCCTTGGGATCCACGGAGGCCCGGTTGTAGAGGATCCGGCGGTTGACCGGCCAGCACCAGGTCCATTTGGGATACAGCCCGATTCTGGCCTGTTCCTCGGTCTGGGCGGGGTCCCTGCGCCGGGACTTGTTGCCGTCTTCCGTGTAGGAGTTGCAATAGAGCCAGTTGCCCGATACCGTGGACCCGTCGTCCATGAGATAGGCAAAGGAGGGTACCTGCTGGCCTTTTTTGAAGTTTTTGCCCTTTACGGTGACATCCCTGGTGAACCAGCCGTTGGCCAGTTTGGCTGTTTTGTCCGCACTGAAGTGGTAGTGGCCGTTGCGGCCTTTTTCGCACATGTTGTTAAAGCTCAGGCGGGTGATGGGCTCGGGAAAGGCGCCGTCCTCTTTTTCGTAGAGTTTGACCAGTTCTTCCCAGAGTTCGTGGAAGTAATGGCCGTCGGTGAGCACGCCCTTGGGCGCTTCAGGACCCTTGTACCGCCACTGCATCCACCGGCCCGAGTTGGATACGGAGCCGTCCTTTTCAATGGCCGAGGCGCAGGGGATGTAAAAGGTTTCGGTCTTGATCTTTTTGGGATCCATTCCCGGACCCTTCCAGAAGTCGCTGGTTTCGCACTGGAAGAGGTTGACGTTGACCATCCAGTCCAGTTTTCCCAGGGCCTCACGGGTTTTCACCGAGTCCGAGCCGGAGCAGGCCGGGTTCATCCCCCAGACCAGTCCGCCTGTGAATTTACCCTCGTGCATCCGGTGGATGAGCGGAATCCAGGAATATTTGGATGCCGCATGGGATTCCAGCTTAGGCAGGTACCTGTAGCCTTCCTCCACGGTGTCGTCGGAGTACATGGCCTTGATGAGGCTGGCCGAATACTTGGGATAGTTCTGCCACCAGTTGGCGCTTTTGGGGTCGGCGCTCTTCGGGGTAAAGGCCGTGTTGTAGTCCGCCAGGGTTTCCTGGCCCGCCAGGGGGGTTTTGATGTACCCGGGCAGGATGTGGTAGAGCAGGGCGTAGTCTGTGGAGCCCTGGACGTTGCATTCCCCGCGGAGCGCATTGACCCCGCCGCCGGCCACGCCGATGTTGCCTAAAAGCAGCTGGATGATGGCCATGGCCCTGATGTTCTGGACCCCGACAGAATGCTGGGTCCAGCCCATGGCGTACATGATGGTGCCGGCCTTGCCCTTTTTGCCCGTGGCGCTGTAGGTGCGGTAGAGGGCCAGCAGATCCTCCTTTGAAATGCCCGAGGTGGCCGATACACGGTCCAGGCTATATCTTTCAAAATGTTTTTTCAGGATATTGAAGACGCATCTGGGATGGGTCAGACTCTTGTCCTGCCTGGGCACCCCGTTTGCGTCGGTTTCAAAGGCCCACTTGGATTTGTCATAGGTTTTGGTTGCCGGATCGAATCCGGTAAAGAGTCCGTCCTCAAATCCATACCCCTTGCCCACGATGAAAGCGGCATTGGTGTATTCCACCATGTATGGGGTGAAGTATTTTTTATTGTTCAGGATGTACCGTATCATCCCGCCCAGGACGGCAATATCCGTTCCCGACCGGAGGGCCATGTACATGTCGGACTTGGCCGAGGTCCGGGTGAACCTGGGGTCCACATGGATGATTTTTGCCCCTTTCTGCTGGGCCTTGAGAGCCCATTTAAAGGAGATGGGATGGTTTTCGGCAGCGTTGCTGCCCATGATCAGAATACAATCAGAGTTCTTCAGGTCAATCCAGTGATTGGTCATTGCACCGCGTCCAAACGACTCTCCCAGAGCCGCTACAGTTGCGCTGTGTCAGATCCTGGCCTGGTGTTCGACGTAGACCAGCCCCAAAGAGCGCATGAAGCTGTGCATGGCCAGACACTCTTCGTTGTCCAGGGCGGCCGATCCCAGGGAGGCGATGCCCATGGTCCGGTTGACTTCCTGGCCTTTTTCGTTTTTGGCCTCAAAGGAAGCATCACGGGAATCCTTGATCAGCCGGGCGATCCTTTTTTTACACCAGTCCCAGTCCTTTTCCACCCACTGGTCGCTGTAGGGTTCCCGGTGGAGGCAGGTGGTGGTCCGTTTGGGGTTTTCCGTCATCTGGATGGCGGCGGCCCCCTTGGCGCAGAGCGCTCCCCGGTTGATGGGATGGTCCGGGTCCCCTTCCACGTTTACGGCACGTTTTGTCTTGAGTTCCGTGTTAACCAGCAGGCCGCATCCCACGGAGCAAAAGGCGCAGACGGATGTGGTCTGTTTTGTCCACTTGGGATCCAGCTGGCGGGCACGTTTCTTTGATTTTGAAACAGCGGCCTGCCCGAGCCCGGTGAACACCGGGGACGCAGCCAGGCCGGCAGCTGCCGCAGAGGCAAATTTTACAAAATTTCTGCGGGTTAAGTCCATTGTTTCTCCTTAAGGTTAATTTTACTTAATCAATTGTGCTTGTCTGGTGCTTCTGTATCTGGGCCAGGCCGCATTTCATGCCTGGCATGTTTTTTTAGGGGGGTTAAATTGACCACACCGAGGGAGCCATGCGCTGGAATCCTTCATTCCCGGCAAGGATGTCCAGGGACATGGATTCAAGGTCGTTCAAGGGGGCAAAGGCCTCCCGGTCCAGTTCCCTGAAGTCAATGGTCTTGATATATGTCCTGCAGGCGTCGCAGGTTTCCACCCGGTATCCGGGCTCCCCGTCGGCGGTGAAGTATTTGAGCTGATCTGCATTGTCGGTGTTGCAGCAGGCACAGGAAAGCCGCCTGATCCGGTATGTATGGCGGCAGTGGGCGCAGTGGGCGAACCGCTGCCCCTCTTTTTCCCGCAGTTCCAGCATATAGGGCAGGCTGCCGCAGACGGGGCAGGTGCCGGTGGGATTGATTGCCTCCCGGTCAAGCCCTGCGGCCTCGGCCAGGGCAACGGCGCCGGATTCAATGCTCGGGGCTGCGGCGGCAGTGACAAGGAAGGCCATGGCCGAGGGGGCACCGGGTATTTGTTTTGCCCATGCGGCAAGGGTGGGGCCGGGGGTGCTTTTCCCTGCAATGCAGGCCTGTACCTCGCGCAATGCGGTTTCAAGGTGCAGTTCACCGTTTTTCAGGGCTGAATTAAAGGCCAGGGCTGCCTGGGCCATGGCCGGGGGCATTTCATCGGCGCAATTGAGGATGAGGTTGATGATTTTCCGGGCAAGGGCCGTGAAACGGTTCCGGTCCAGGGGGAATTGTTCCGGAGGACAGATGGGAGAGCGGGAAAGATTGATGCCGGACAGATCCAGGTCCAGCCCGTTGCTTTCATCCGCCTGGAGCTGGGCGGTCCGGCCCAGAAGCGACATCAGCTCCCGGGGCAGATGCTCCCTGGCCGCCATCCGTCCCATGGTCTTGGAAATGATTCTTAATGTATTGTTTTCCATCCTCCCCTTCCTTTTCTATAGCTCACAGGTTGGTCCAAAAAAAATGCTCTATTAGCACAACCTGGGTTACAAAAAAGTTACAAGGAGAATGGCGGGGGCGGTCAGCCTCCCTTTTTTCGTTCTTTTTTCATCATCTTATCAACCAGTGCTGTAATGGCATCGGCATCATAGCTTTCATTCAGGGCTTTTAATTTGCGGGCAAAGGGGATGTATTTATCGTCCATCTGTTCGAGGGCTTCGGCTTTTTCCTGCAACCTGATGTGGTTGCCGGTCATTGCCCATTCATTCAGGGCGTTTAATATCTCCAATGGCGGCGGAACAAGGTCGGCCGGGTCTTCTGATTCCGGCTTTCCGGTGGCTGTCTCTTCATAGATCCATTGGGGGCCTAAATGGTCTGAGATCAGGGAGAATAGGGTGTCCTGGTCCACCGGTTTGGGTAAAAAACCCTGGCAGCCCATTGTGCGGCTTTTTTCCCTTTCCGAGTCAAAGGCGTGGGCCGATACCATAAAAACCGGAATGTCACGGGTTTCGGGAATGTTCCGGATCTTTTCCAGCATCTCATACCCGGTCATAACCGGCATGGCAATATCGGTGAAAATAGCGTCGGGGTGCAAATTCTGTGCTTTTTCAAAGCCCTCTTTCCCGTTCTCCGCCGGAATGACTTCAAATCCGGCGGGGGTGAGCATGTCCCTCAGTACGGACAGGTTTTCAGGGCGATCGTCGACAACCAGCATGGTGTAGCGCCGGCCCCGGTATCCGGTAATCCGGCGTCCGCCCCGGAGCGTTTGAACCGGCGCATTTATGGCCGCGGAGACGTTTAAAACAAAGGAAAATGACGATCCCTTTCCGTATTTGCTTTTGACATGGATCTCACTTCCCATCAGCCGAACCAGGTTGCGGGTGATGGTGAGCCCCAGCCCCGTGCCGCCGCTCCGCTCTTTTCTGCCCCCCACCTGTTCAAAGGGTTCGAAGATCTGCTCTATCTCTTCTTTTTGCATGCCTGTCCCGGTATCCCGGATGTCAAAACGGATGGCGGCCGTCCGGGAAGTGCCAGGGGAATGGCGGTCCGTATCCACCACATCCACTGCAAATGTCACCTTGCCCCGGCGTGTGAATTTAATGGCGTTGGCCAGCAGATTCAACAGGACCTGTCGCAGCCTTTTTTCATCAATCAGAACACGGGCGGGCAGGCGGGGATCCGGCGTGAACGCCAGGTGGATATCCTTTTCCATGGCTGTCATCCGCATCATGCCGACCACTTCCGACAACAGGTCCTGCAAATTGACCTCCGAGGGGCAGAGCTCCATTTTCCCCGCTTCCACCTTTGCAAGGTCCAGCACATCATTGATCAGGGTTAACAGGTGCTGCCCGCTGTCATGGATGATGCCCAGGCCGTTTTTCTGTTCCGCTGTCAGCCGGGTCTTTTTCAGGATCTGGGCATAGCCGAGGATGCCGTTCAACGGCGTGCGAAGCTCATGGCTCATGTTGGATAAAAATATGCTTTTTGCCTGGTTTGCCTTTTCCGCGGATTCCTTTGCCTGTTCAAGGTTTGTTTCGTACTCTTTGCGTTTTTCAATAAAAAAGGAGACCGATTTGGCCATGCTTGAGATTTCATCGCGCCCTTCGCTGGGGACGGGGAACGGGTTGCCTTTCACCTGTTGCTGCATGCAGTGTTCCAAGGCAAGTATCCTGCCGATGACGGATTTCCGGATAAAGAGGAAAATCAATACGGCACTCAGGGTGATGGCAATGAGGGTCACCGCAAAGAGGGTATCCAGAGAACCAATGTCGTTAACCACTTCAGCGCTTTTTGCCTGGACATTGTAAGAGACCTTGTTAAAAATCTCATCCGTATGCGCCACCAGTTTATCTGAGAGGAATTTGTTTTCAATCAGGTTTTTGCGGATGGCGTCCTCAAGCCTGATCCGGGCTTCGGCCAGGGTAAACAGTCCTTTCTCGCCGGTGCCGTAACGCCTGATTGTTGTCCCATAGCGGTTTAGATCGGGGGGGCGGCTGGCCATGGGGCACATCTCTTCCAATGCCTGCTCCAGCTGGCTGATCTGGGTTTTGTACTCCTCAAGCTGCTGCTGGGTGGGAATATTCGGGACGGCCTGGAGCAGACTGAA encodes:
- a CDS encoding formate dehydrogenase accessory protein FdhE; translation: MENNTLRIISKTMGRMAAREHLPRELMSLLGRTAQLQADESNGLDLDLSGINLSRSPICPPEQFPLDRNRFTALARKIINLILNCADEMPPAMAQAALAFNSALKNGELHLETALREVQACIAGKSTPGPTLAAWAKQIPGAPSAMAFLVTAAAAPSIESGAVALAEAAGLDREAINPTGTCPVCGSLPYMLELREKEGQRFAHCAHCRHTYRIRRLSCACCNTDNADQLKYFTADGEPGYRVETCDACRTYIKTIDFRELDREAFAPLNDLESMSLDILAGNEGFQRMAPSVWSI
- the fdnG gene encoding formate dehydrogenase-N subunit alpha, yielding MDLTRRNFVKFASAAAAGLAASPVFTGLGQAAVSKSKKRARQLDPKWTKQTTSVCAFCSVGCGLLVNTELKTKRAVNVEGDPDHPINRGALCAKGAAAIQMTENPKRTTTCLHREPYSDQWVEKDWDWCKKRIARLIKDSRDASFEAKNEKGQEVNRTMGIASLGSAALDNEECLAMHSFMRSLGLVYVEHQARIUHSATVAALGESFGRGAMTNHWIDLKNSDCILIMGSNAAENHPISFKWALKAQQKGAKIIHVDPRFTRTSAKSDMYMALRSGTDIAVLGGMIRYILNNKKYFTPYMVEYTNAAFIVGKGYGFEDGLFTGFDPATKTYDKSKWAFETDANGVPRQDKSLTHPRCVFNILKKHFERYSLDRVSATSGISKEDLLALYRTYSATGKKGKAGTIMYAMGWTQHSVGVQNIRAMAIIQLLLGNIGVAGGGVNALRGECNVQGSTDYALLYHILPGYIKTPLAGQETLADYNTAFTPKSADPKSANWWQNYPKYSASLIKAMYSDDTVEEGYRYLPKLESHAASKYSWIPLIHRMHEGKFTGGLVWGMNPACSGSDSVKTREALGKLDWMVNVNLFQCETSDFWKGPGMDPKKIKTETFYIPCASAIEKDGSVSNSGRWMQWRYKGPEAPKGVLTDGHYFHELWEELVKLYEKEDGAFPEPITRLSFNNMCEKGRNGHYHFSADKTAKLANGWFTRDVTVKGKNFKKGQQVPSFAYLMDDGSTVSGNWLYCNSYTEDGNKSRRRDPAQTEEQARIGLYPKWTWCWPVNRRILYNRASVDPKGQPWNKDKAVIAWDGKAWQGDVPDGGWAPGEKHPFIMRKHGFGQLFGPGRADGPLPEHYEPLECPVHRHAFSPRLHNPTSVEVGNEKKAVCDPRYPFVATTYRVTEHWQTGSMTRWMTWLTEAEPQMFVEISPKLAKLRGIENGERVVIESVRGALWAIAMVTERIQPFNVQGVETHMVGMPWHYGWVTPLNGGDSANIVTPNVGDPNTGIPEYKAFMVNLRKWKKGDKI
- a CDS encoding response regulator: MGSYDSHGRCILEKPPLERTTPRPAFGIFAKVLTGLVLIVIVAVCSLGVTRHYFTTFGTAFQKIPQTHLPLFITASDLVKGTGKMIRNVPDIVTAQSPFVLEILKNEIEQEYRNNIALIIQMEQTQMEGIHNLPDKLKQFFAHFQSLIALAEKNIEVSRRIVQISIHLRRVSEELTVTGSPARRDCEYQWKTLVQIFSLLQAVPNIPTQQQLEEYKTQISQLEQALEEMCPMASRPPDLNRYGTTIRRYGTGEKGLFTLAEARIRLEDAIRKNLIENKFLSDKLVAHTDEIFNKVSYNVQAKSAEVVNDIGSLDTLFAVTLIAITLSAVLIFLFIRKSVIGRILALEHCMQQQVKGNPFPVPSEGRDEISSMAKSVSFFIEKRKEYETNLEQAKESAEKANQAKSIFLSNMSHELRTPLNGILGYAQILKKTRLTAEQKNGLGIIHDSGQHLLTLINDVLDLAKVEAGKMELCPSEVNLQDLLSEVVGMMRMTAMEKDIHLAFTPDPRLPARVLIDEKRLRQVLLNLLANAIKFTRRGKVTFAVDVVDTDRHSPGTSRTAAIRFDIRDTGTGMQKEEIEQIFEPFEQVGGRKERSGGTGLGLTITRNLVRLMGSEIHVKSKYGKGSSFSFVLNVSAAINAPVQTLRGGRRITGYRGRRYTMLVVDDRPENLSVLRDMLTPAGFEVIPAENGKEGFEKAQNLHPDAIFTDIAMPVMTGYEMLEKIRNIPETRDIPVFMVSAHAFDSEREKSRTMGCQGFLPKPVDQDTLFSLISDHLGPQWIYEETATGKPESEDPADLVPPPLEILNALNEWAMTGNHIRLQEKAEALEQMDDKYIPFARKLKALNESYDADAITALVDKMMKKERKKGG